The window CCCGCGACTGCCCCGGCGAGCTCGACCTCATCACCCTCGACCCCGACGGGGCCCTGGTCGTCGTCGAGGTGCGGACCCGCCGGGGCGACTCCTGCGGCACGGCCCTGGAGAGCGTGACCCCGCTCAAGCTGCGGCGCCTCAGGCGGCTGTGCGGCGTGTGGTGGGGCGAGCAGGACCAGGCCTCCCGGGTGCGCGGGACCGGCGGGCTGCGGATCGACGTCGTGGCCGTGCAGCTGCGGCGGCAGGGGCCCAACCGGCTCACGCACGTGCGCGGGGTCGGCTGATGGGGCTCGGGCGGACGCTGTGCGCGGCGCTCGTCGGGCTCGAGGGCCACGTGGTGGAGGTCGAGGCGCACGTCTCGCCGGGCCTCGTGCAGTGGGTGGTGGTCGGCCTGCCTGACACCGGCGTGCTCGAGGCCCGCGACCGCGTGCGCTCCGCGCTGGTCGCCAGCCGGCAGGCGCCGCCCCAGGCCCGGGTGACGGTCAACCTGTCCCCGGCCGGCCTGCCCAAGTCGGGCACGGCCTTCGACCTCGGTGTCGCGGTCAGCGTGCTCGCCGCCGTCGGGCAGGTCCCGCAGACCGTCGCCGAGGTGGGGCACGTCGGCGAGCTCGGCCTGGACGGGTCCGTCCGGTCGGTGCCGGGCGTGCTGCCGGCGGTCCTCGGCCTGGTGCGTGCCGGGGTGCGCCGGGTGGTCGTGCCGCGCCGGGACGTCCCCGAGGCCCGGCTGGTCCCCGGCGTCGAGGTGGTGGGCGTCGGGTCGCTCGCCGAGGCCGTGGCCCTGCACCGGGGGGAGCCGTGGGACGAGCATCCCGGTGAGCCTCCCGGCCGGGCCCGGCCGGAGGGGGATCCCGCCGGCGGCGCGGAGGGGGGCCGGGTGCCGGACCTCGCCGACGTCGTGGGCCAGCAGATGGGACGCCGTGCCGTCGAGGTGGTCGCCGCGGGCGCCCACCACCTGCTCATGCTCGGCCCGCCCGGCTCCGGCAAGACGATGCTCGCGGCCCGGCTGCCCGGGCTGCTGCCGGACCTCGACGACGCCGACGCCCTGACGGCCACGTCCGTCCACTCCCTGGCGGGCACCCTGGCCGCGCCCAGGCTGCTGCGCCGTCCGCCGTTCGAGGCGCCGCACCACACCTCGAGCGTGGCCGCCGTTGTCGGCGGCGGCACCGGCCTGCCCCGTCCGGGGGCGGCCAGCCGCGCGCACGCCGGGGTGCTGTTCCTCGACGAGTGCCCGGAGTTCCGCCGTGGCGTCCTCGACGCGCTGCGCCAGCCGCTGGAGCAGGGCGTCGTGGAGGTGCAGCGGGCCAAGGGCATGGCCCGGCTGCCGGCCCGCTTCCAGCTCGTCATGGCCGCGAACCCCTGCCCCTGCGGCAACGCCTCCGCGGGCGCCCGCGGCGAGCGGTGCCGCTGCGCTCCTCGCACCCGTCAGTCCTACCTGGCCCGGCTGTCGGGGCCGCTGCTGGACCGCGTCGACGTCCAGGTCGAGGTCCCGGGGGTGGCCGCGGCGCTGTGGGCCTCGGCCGAGCCGGGGGAGTCGACCGCCGTGGTGGCGGCCCGGGTGCGCTCGGCCCGCGCCACGGCGCGCCAGCGGTGGGGGCCGGAGTGGCCGACCAACGCGCAGGTGCCGGGCACCGTGCTCCGGTCCCCGCGGCACCGCCCGGCGTCCTCGGTGCTCGCCCCGCTGGTGCGCGGCGTGGACCGCGGCACGCTCACCGCCCGCGGCTACGACCGTGCCCTGCGGGTGGCGTGGAGCATCGCCGACCTGGCGGGCCGCGACGGGCCCGGGGCCGACGAGGTGTCCGAGGCCGTGTCCTTCCGCACCCTGGCGTCGCTGGCATGAGCGCCACGCGGGCGGCGGCCGACGGGTGCGACGACGACCGGCTGGCGCGGGCCCACCTGTCGCGGGTGGTGGAGCCCGGCGACCGGCGGCTCCGGCTCCGGCTGCAGGACCGCGGGGCGGTGGACCTCGTCCGGCAGCTGCGCGACGGCCGGGGCGACGAGGTGTGGCAGGCCCGGCACGACCGGCTCGACGGGCCGACCACGGCGCTGGTGGCGAGCGCGGCGCGGGCCGGCGTCGGCCTGGTCGTCCCGGCCGACGGCTGCTGGCCTCCCGGCTTCGACGACCTCGACGACCTCGGGCCGCGGGACGGGCCGGACGGGGGCGCCCCTGTCTGCCTCTGGGTGCGAGGGGTCCTGCCGCCCGCTGCGGGCGCACCGCCCGTCGCGTCGGTGGTCGGCAGCCGCGCCGCGACGGCCTACGGCGTGCACGTCGCCGAGGAGCTCGCGGCGGGGCTGGTCGACCGCGGTTGGACGGTGGTGTCGGGCGCGGCCTACGGGATCGACGCCGCCGCCCACCGCGGCGCGCTCGCCGTCGAGGCCCCGGCAGGGCTGCCCACGGTGGCCGTCCTCGCCGGCGGCGCCGACCGTGCCTCTCCCGCCGGGCACGACCTCCTGCTCCGCCGTGTCGTCGAGCGCGGCGGTGCCGTGGTGTCGGAGCTGCCGCCGGGCACCCGGCCCGCCGCGTACCGGTTCCTGCTCCGCAACCGGCTGATCGCCGCCTGGGGTGCCGGCACGGTCGTCGTCGAGGCGTCCTTCCGCTCGGGGGCGCTGAGCACGGCGCGCACCGCGGCGGGCCTGTCCCGTCAGGTCGCCGCCGTCCCCGGACCGGTGACGTCCGGAGCGTCCAGCGGCACCAACCGGCTGCTGCGCGACGGCGCGTCGTGCGTGACCGGCGCTGACGACGTGGTCGAGCTGTTCGGGCCCATGGGCACCGCGCCCCTGTGGGACGAGCGGCGGCCGGGTGCCGTGACGGGCGGCGGCGGGGGCGGGCCCGCCGACGGTCCGACGACGCCCGGGGTCAGGGGCGTCGAGCACCTCGGTGACGACGCGGTGCGGGTCTGGCACGCGCTCGAGGGCGGGCGCGCGCGGCC is drawn from Aquipuribacter hungaricus and contains these coding sequences:
- a CDS encoding YifB family Mg chelatase-like AAA ATPase gives rise to the protein MGLGRTLCAALVGLEGHVVEVEAHVSPGLVQWVVVGLPDTGVLEARDRVRSALVASRQAPPQARVTVNLSPAGLPKSGTAFDLGVAVSVLAAVGQVPQTVAEVGHVGELGLDGSVRSVPGVLPAVLGLVRAGVRRVVVPRRDVPEARLVPGVEVVGVGSLAEAVALHRGEPWDEHPGEPPGRARPEGDPAGGAEGGRVPDLADVVGQQMGRRAVEVVAAGAHHLLMLGPPGSGKTMLAARLPGLLPDLDDADALTATSVHSLAGTLAAPRLLRRPPFEAPHHTSSVAAVVGGGTGLPRPGAASRAHAGVLFLDECPEFRRGVLDALRQPLEQGVVEVQRAKGMARLPARFQLVMAANPCPCGNASAGARGERCRCAPRTRQSYLARLSGPLLDRVDVQVEVPGVAAALWASAEPGESTAVVAARVRSARATARQRWGPEWPTNAQVPGTVLRSPRHRPASSVLAPLVRGVDRGTLTARGYDRALRVAWSIADLAGRDGPGADEVSEAVSFRTLASLA
- a CDS encoding DNA-processing protein DprA — its product is MSATRAAADGCDDDRLARAHLSRVVEPGDRRLRLRLQDRGAVDLVRQLRDGRGDEVWQARHDRLDGPTTALVASAARAGVGLVVPADGCWPPGFDDLDDLGPRDGPDGGAPVCLWVRGVLPPAAGAPPVASVVGSRAATAYGVHVAEELAAGLVDRGWTVVSGAAYGIDAAAHRGALAVEAPAGLPTVAVLAGGADRASPAGHDLLLRRVVERGGAVVSELPPGTRPAAYRFLLRNRLIAAWGAGTVVVEASFRSGALSTARTAAGLSRQVAAVPGPVTSGASSGTNRLLRDGASCVTGADDVVELFGPMGTAPLWDERRPGAVTGGGGGGPADGPTTPGVRGVEHLGDDAVRVWHALEGGRARPVVDLVCAVGLGERAVTSALALLELEGVVSHDGARWRRGAGRGRRPPVVP